One window of the Marmota flaviventris isolate mMarFla1 chromosome 2, mMarFla1.hap1, whole genome shotgun sequence genome contains the following:
- the Znf219 gene encoding zinc finger protein 219 yields MEGSRPRVPGGHLAPSPPAFDGELDLQRYSNGPGVSTGSPGMGAVGWSESRAGERRFPCPVCGKRFRFNSILALHLRAHPGAQAFQCPHCGHRAAQRALLRSHLRTHQPERPRSPAARLLLELEERALLREARLGRARSSGGMQANPATEGQARPQVPSSSAFRCPFCKGKFRTSAERERHLHILHRPWKCSLCSFGSSQEEELLHHSLTAHGAPERPLAATSTVPQPQPPPQPEPRSVPEPEPEPEREATPASAPAAPEEPPAPPEFRCQVCGQSFTQSWFLKGHMRKHKASFDHACPVCGRCFKEPWFLKNHMKVHASKLGPLRAPGPGSGPARAPQPPDLGLLAYEPLGPALLLAPAPTPAERREPPSLLGYLSLRAGEARPNGEGAEPGAGRSFGGFRPLPSAVPARARRHRVEEPEEEEEVVEAEEENWARARSLGPLASLHPRPGEGPGHSAPSVGAQARSTATQEENGLLAGGTRPEGGRGATGKDCPFCGKSFRSAHHLKVHLRVHTGERPYKCPHCDYAGTQSGSLKYHLQRHHREQRSGAGPGPPPEPPPPTQRGSAPSSGAKSAQQSATWVEGAASPRPPSGGAGPGSRRKPASPGRTLRNGRGGEAEPLDLSLRAGPGGEAGPGGALHRCLFCPFATGAPELMALHLQVHHSRRARGRRPPQADASPPYVRAPSGETPPSPSLEGEEGPGLSRSGEAGPGGQER; encoded by the exons ATGGAG GGCTCACGTCCCCGCGTCCCTGGTGGCCATTTAGCCCCGTCACCACCGGCCTTTGACGGCGAGCTGGATCTGCAGCGCTACTCCAACGGGCCAGGTGTGAGCACGGGGTCGCCCGGGATGGGAGCTGTGGGCTGGTCTGAAAGTCGAGCAGGCGAACGGCGGTTTCCCTGCCCTGTATGCGGGAAGCGATTCCGCTTCAACTCCATCCTGGCATTGCATCTGCGAGCGCACCCAGGGGCTCAGGCCTTCCAGTGCCCACATTGTGGCCATCGCGCAGCACAGCGGGCTCTGCTGCGCTCGCACCTGCGAACACATCAGCCTGAGCGTCCACGTAGCCCTGCCGCGCGCCTGTTGCTGGAGTTGGAGGAGCGCGCACTGCTGCGGGAGGCTCGCCTAGGAAGAGCCCGAAGCTCAGGAGGCATGCAGGCCAACCCTGCCACTGAGGGCCAGGCACGGCCTCAGGTTCCTTCGTCATCTGCCTTCCGTTGCCCTTTCTGCAAAGGCAAGTTTCGCACCTCAGCGGAGCGCGAACGCCACCTGCACATCTTGCACAGGCCTTGGAAGTGCAGTCTGTGCAGTTTTGGCTCCAgccaggaggaggagctgctACACCATAGCCTGACGGCCCACGGGGCTCCCGAGCGCCCCCTGGCGGCCACCTCCACTgtgccccagcctcagcctccacccCAGCCCGAACCCAGATCTGTTCCCGAGCCAGAACCAGAGCCTGAACGTGAGGCAACCCCTGCCTCTGCTCCTGCAGCTCCTGAGGAGCCCCCGGCGCCTCCAGAGTTCCGCTGCCAAGTGTGTGGCCAGAGCTTTACACAGTCGTGGTTTCTCAAGGGCCACATGCGCAAGCACAAGGCCTCCTTCGATCACGCGTGTCCCGTGTGTGGCCGCTGCTTCAAGGAGCCCTGGTTCCTAAAGAACCACATGAAAGTGCATGCCAGCAAGCTGGGTCCTCTCCGTGCCCCAGGTCCTGGCTCAGGGCCGGCCCGGGCACCCCAGCCTCCTGATTTGGGGCTGCTGGCCTATGAGCCACTGGGCCCTGCGCTTCTCTTGGCACCGGCACCCACTCCAGCTGAGCGTCGGGAGCCCCCGAGCCTCTTGGGTTATCTAAGCCTCCGTGCTGGCGAAGCCCGGCCCAATGGAGAAGGGGCTGAGCCTGGGGCCGGCCGTAGTTTTGGAGGCTTCCGCCCACTGCCATCAGCTGTCCCAGCGCGGGCTCGAAGGCACCGTGTGGAGGAgcctgaggaggaagaggaggtggtAGAGGCTGAGGAGGAGAACTGGGCCCGGGCCAGGTcactgggccctttggcctccctgcACCCACGCCCAGGCGAGGGACCAGGGCACTCGGCGCCTTCTGTGGGGGCCCAGGCAAGATCTACAGCCACACAGG AAGAAAATGGGCTGTTGGCTGGAGGGACCCGGCCTGAAGGGGGCCGAGGGGCCACTGGCAAGGATTGCCCCTTCTGTGGAAAATCTTTCCGCTCAGCTCATCACCTCAAAGTGCATCTTCGAGTGCACACAG GTGAGCGCCCTTATAAGTGTCCACACTGTGATTACGCGGGCACCCAGTCTGGCTCACTCAAGTATCACCTGCAGCGTCACCACCGGGAGCAGAGGAGTGGTGCAGGCCCGGGGCCACCCCCAGAGCCGCCACCACCTACCCAGCGGGGTTCAGCCCCATCCTCAGGAGCCAAGTCGGCTCAGCAGTCTGCGACCTGGGTGGAGGGTGCTGCAAGTCCCCGGCCTCCTTCAGGTGGCGCTGGGCCGGGGTCCCGTCGGAAGCCCGCTAGCCCTGGGAGGACCCTGCGCAATGGGCGAGGTGGTGAGGCCGAACCCCTGGACCTGTCCCTGCGGGCGGGGCCGGGAGGCGAGGCTGGGCCAGGGGGTGCCCTCCACCGCTGCCTTTTCTGCCCTTTTGCCACTGGAGCCCCTGAGCTTATGGCCTTGCATCTGCAAGTGCACCACAGCCGTCGGGCTCGGGGTCGCCGGCCTCCCCAGGCTGATGCATCTCCTCCCTATGTCCGAGCACCATCAGGAGAGACCCCTCCCAGTCCTTCGCTGGAAGGGGAGGAGGGCCCCGGGTTGTCGAGATCTGGAGAAGCAGGGCCTGGGGGGCAAGAAAGGTAG